A single region of the Bacteroidales bacterium genome encodes:
- a CDS encoding DUF4271 domain-containing protein, translating into MNQDSLLTPLLPYTDPVKPITYSPDEVYISKDFQDLIHYYTETLPAKELQSAAKAPVSYFQTQPFHTREFTPAVRMEVLNDWIIPVLLICFAIFAWVRVSFRKRFTQLVQASYSKQYMNLLIREGGGRYDLINLSLGFLFICATALLLFQFSESLSGPSSSGSLQFLLFLAIAGGIVLWLLFRLFLIRVLGWTFRNYEITSQYLMSSMSYNFLCGIILLPFLVINAYSHSQLFLYISLGIIGLFFLLRIFRGIIIGLSDTKFSMFYLFFYLCTVEFLPLLAIVKIAKDNL; encoded by the coding sequence ATGAACCAGGACAGCCTACTAACTCCTTTGCTGCCGTACACGGATCCGGTAAAACCGATCACTTACAGTCCAGATGAAGTCTATATTTCAAAGGATTTTCAGGACCTGATCCATTACTATACGGAAACGTTACCTGCAAAGGAACTGCAATCTGCAGCGAAAGCGCCTGTCTCCTATTTTCAAACGCAGCCTTTTCACACCAGGGAATTCACGCCTGCAGTCCGGATGGAAGTCCTTAACGACTGGATCATTCCTGTTTTGCTGATCTGTTTTGCCATTTTTGCCTGGGTAAGGGTCTCGTTCCGAAAAAGGTTTACCCAGCTGGTGCAGGCTTCATACTCAAAACAATATATGAACCTGCTCATACGCGAAGGGGGCGGAAGGTACGACCTGATCAATCTGTCGCTTGGATTCCTCTTCATCTGCGCAACTGCGCTCCTTTTATTTCAATTCAGTGAATCGCTGTCCGGTCCCTCTTCATCCGGATCCCTTCAGTTCCTTCTTTTTCTGGCCATTGCCGGAGGCATTGTCCTGTGGCTTCTCTTCCGGCTATTCCTGATCCGTGTGTTAGGCTGGACCTTCCGGAATTATGAAATCACTTCCCAGTACCTGATGAGTTCCATGTCGTATAACTTCCTGTGCGGAATTATCCTGCTCCCTTTCCTGGTGATCAATGCATACTCCCATTCCCAGCTCTTCCTGTACATAAGCCTGGGAATCATCGGCCTTTTTTTCCTTTTGCGGATCTTCAGGGGAATCATCATCGGACTGTCTGACACAAAATTTTCAATGTTTTATTTATTTTTTTATCTTTGCACCGTCGAATTTTTACCTCTGTTGGCCATTGTAAAAATCGCAAAAGATAATCTCTAA
- a CDS encoding glycosyltransferase family 39 protein, giving the protein MITTYFDGQQATFLMAGGVCLILGMFFHLKEREKAAVLLLMTSALLVNLFAAALDPFLNLWDERFHALVAKNLMAHPFKPTLYDDPVVTMAYDRWDRYHIWLHKQPLFLWQIALSFKIFGVSEFSVRIPSAVLGTFLVLAGYRSGKLLVSKRTGFITGILIVTSLYFLELVAGRQEVDHNDVSFVVYISLSIWALIEYNFSGKRGWILLVGLFSGMAILCKWLTGLLVYLGWLVLILQDLKSRYREFLLVFAALLVTVAVALPWQLLTLFRYPAEAAMALEMNSRHFFESVDGHRGDFWYHFRQISVIYGKLSPYLMVPAWVVLYFRLNVKKFYLPLLAMAVVVYLFFSLATTKMPSFTLPVSMLIFIALASVIDTVLDLVRKIKMPEALYSGSVFIVLLTVVILRINIETIQARHTLRKPDNIYTPWLTHNAQVFKSLELPPNAVLFNVKGRHYVEAMFYTGCPAYNFLPDQGQYEEVKNKERRVAVFQPYGTDLPDYLQEDKDVLVLTQEIKGWE; this is encoded by the coding sequence ATGATAACGACCTATTTCGACGGTCAGCAGGCCACTTTCCTGATGGCCGGTGGTGTGTGTCTGATCCTTGGTATGTTCTTTCATCTAAAGGAAAGGGAAAAAGCAGCCGTTTTATTGCTCATGACCTCTGCTTTGCTGGTCAACCTGTTCGCTGCTGCCCTGGACCCCTTCCTTAACCTCTGGGATGAGCGCTTTCACGCCCTGGTGGCTAAAAACCTGATGGCTCATCCCTTCAAACCAACCCTGTATGATGATCCTGTCGTCACCATGGCGTACGACCGCTGGGACAGGTACCATATCTGGCTTCATAAACAGCCCCTTTTCCTCTGGCAGATCGCCCTGAGTTTCAAAATCTTCGGTGTGTCAGAATTCAGTGTGCGCATTCCCTCGGCCGTTCTGGGTACTTTCCTGGTTCTGGCCGGTTACCGAAGTGGCAAATTATTGGTCAGTAAACGTACGGGTTTCATAACGGGTATACTGATCGTGACCTCGCTTTACTTCCTTGAACTGGTCGCCGGCCGGCAGGAGGTTGATCATAACGATGTTTCCTTTGTTGTCTATATTTCCCTGAGCATTTGGGCGCTCATCGAATACAACTTTTCAGGGAAAAGGGGTTGGATACTGCTGGTCGGGCTTTTCAGCGGAATGGCCATTCTCTGCAAATGGCTGACGGGCTTGCTGGTCTACCTTGGGTGGCTGGTCCTCATTCTTCAGGACCTGAAATCAAGGTACCGGGAGTTCCTTCTTGTCTTCGCTGCGCTCCTGGTGACGGTGGCCGTCGCATTGCCCTGGCAGTTGTTGACCCTTTTCCGGTACCCGGCAGAAGCCGCAATGGCCCTGGAGATGAACTCCCGGCATTTTTTCGAATCCGTAGACGGCCACCGCGGCGACTTCTGGTATCATTTCCGGCAGATCAGCGTCATTTATGGCAAACTGTCACCCTACCTGATGGTTCCTGCCTGGGTCGTTTTGTACTTTCGTTTGAATGTCAAAAAGTTTTACCTTCCCCTGCTGGCGATGGCTGTCGTGGTTTACCTGTTCTTTTCACTGGCCACCACCAAAATGCCATCTTTCACGCTGCCGGTCAGCATGCTGATTTTCATCGCCCTGGCCAGTGTGATCGATACTGTTCTGGATTTGGTCAGGAAAATAAAAATGCCTGAGGCGCTTTACAGCGGTTCCGTGTTCATCGTGCTTCTGACAGTCGTCATACTGAGGATTAACATTGAAACCATTCAGGCCAGACATACGCTCCGGAAGCCGGACAACATTTATACCCCATGGCTGACCCACAACGCGCAGGTCTTCAAAAGCCTTGAATTGCCTCCCAATGCAGTTCTGTTCAATGTTAAAGGCAGGCATTATGTTGAAGCCATGTTTTATACTGGGTGCCCGGCGTATAATTTCCTTCCGGACCAAGGGCAGTATGAGGAGGTGAAGAATAAGGAGCGGAGGGTGGCTGTATTTCAGCCTTACGGAACAGATCTGCCGGATTATTTACAAGAAGATAAGGATGTTCTGGTTCTGACGCAGGAGATAAAGGGGTGGGAGTGA
- a CDS encoding bifunctional acetate--CoA ligase family protein/GNAT family N-acetyltransferase, which translates to MGVSHLSSIFKPQRIALIGVKNDPNSVGGITLKNLVGGGFNGVVYPVNPKHEAVLGIQCYPNVRSLPKTPDLAVITTGAQLVPGLVQECGEAGINGIIIMTAGFKETGAAGKVLEGELKKVVASFPEMRVIGPNCLGIIVPRLKMNVSFASGMPKDGNVAFISQSGALCTSILDWSYEENIGFSYFVSIGNSMDVEFGDLIDYFGMDPQTKSIVLYVESINEARKFMTAARAFARKKPIIVYKAGRFPESAKAAASHTGAMASEDSIYDAVFQRAGIARVYNIGDIFDFTDLISRRRIPKGANLAIVTNAGGPGVMATDTLIASKGELVKLTDDTMKKLNDYLPPFWSHGNPVDVLGDATPERYAVATEIVLQDPGVDAVLAILTPQAMTDPTSIALEISKLTEKTTKPILTAWLGGKEMREGIQIFNKHNIANYATPEQAISAFMTLADYSHNLDALFETPQDIPVSFPYDRKTTREQVTARLRHELENTDLGKNRTMSEDASKELLEIYGIPTTRPMLAKNKNEAVKIAEEVGYPVVLKIHSPDITHKTDVGGVSLNNRTKESLIGSWDRMMDRVKEKMPQARIEGITVQKMVQEKDAVELILGIKKDPVFGTCILIGMGGVVAELFKDKALGFPPLNEALADNMLKSLKIYPLLTGYRGAPRKNIEKLIEIMIRMSYLSADYPEITELDINPLLVGQENVIALDARIVIDEEIVKNPVPNYSHLILHPYPEEYVTPMTLADGSTITLRPIKPEDEPLWLDMLGSCSKESIYSRFRYDFHYAAHEIATQFCVIDYSREIAIVAEVIEEGTKKLVGVGRLIANLDLDTVEYAILIRDAWQRKDLGNLLTKYSMDVAKHWGLKRIVAETTVDNKPMISVFKKYGFNIHFNSDGSVHVTKEMADYEQTYFFDSN; encoded by the coding sequence ATGGGAGTCAGTCATTTAAGCAGCATCTTTAAACCGCAGCGGATCGCATTGATCGGTGTGAAGAACGACCCAAACAGTGTGGGTGGCATTACATTAAAGAATTTAGTTGGCGGCGGGTTCAATGGAGTCGTTTATCCTGTCAATCCAAAACATGAAGCCGTTCTTGGCATCCAATGCTATCCGAATGTTCGCAGCCTGCCCAAAACCCCAGATTTGGCAGTGATCACCACAGGTGCCCAGCTGGTGCCCGGATTGGTACAGGAATGCGGGGAAGCCGGGATTAACGGCATCATCATCATGACGGCCGGATTCAAGGAGACAGGGGCCGCAGGGAAGGTGCTCGAGGGTGAATTGAAAAAGGTGGTTGCCAGTTTTCCGGAAATGCGTGTCATCGGGCCGAACTGCCTCGGCATCATTGTTCCGCGCCTTAAAATGAATGTGAGCTTTGCCTCGGGCATGCCCAAGGATGGCAACGTGGCCTTCATTTCCCAGTCAGGTGCCCTTTGCACCTCGATCCTTGACTGGTCCTACGAGGAAAATATCGGTTTCTCTTATTTTGTTTCCATCGGCAACAGCATGGATGTTGAGTTTGGTGATCTGATCGATTATTTTGGGATGGATCCCCAGACCAAGTCGATCGTGCTGTACGTTGAATCCATCAATGAGGCCCGCAAGTTCATGACCGCTGCCCGGGCCTTTGCCCGCAAAAAACCCATCATTGTCTATAAGGCCGGTCGTTTTCCGGAATCAGCCAAAGCGGCCGCTTCCCACACCGGTGCCATGGCTTCGGAAGACTCCATTTACGATGCTGTTTTCCAGCGGGCGGGCATCGCCAGGGTCTACAATATCGGTGATATCTTTGATTTTACGGATCTGATTTCCCGCAGGCGAATCCCGAAAGGGGCCAACCTGGCTATTGTTACCAATGCAGGAGGTCCGGGGGTCATGGCAACCGATACGCTAATCGCCAGCAAAGGAGAACTGGTGAAGCTTACGGATGATACGATGAAAAAGCTCAATGATTACCTTCCTCCGTTCTGGTCACATGGTAACCCTGTGGATGTACTGGGGGACGCCACTCCCGAACGCTATGCCGTGGCTACTGAGATTGTGCTGCAGGATCCGGGTGTGGATGCCGTTCTGGCGATCCTGACCCCTCAGGCCATGACGGATCCGACCTCAATAGCATTGGAAATCAGTAAATTAACCGAAAAAACAACCAAGCCTATCCTGACTGCCTGGCTGGGAGGGAAAGAGATGCGCGAGGGGATCCAAATCTTTAATAAGCACAACATCGCCAATTACGCAACTCCCGAGCAGGCGATCTCCGCCTTCATGACACTGGCGGATTATTCGCATAACCTGGATGCTTTATTTGAAACCCCGCAGGATATCCCTGTATCCTTCCCGTACGACCGGAAGACGACCCGCGAGCAGGTCACTGCCCGCCTGCGCCATGAGCTGGAGAACACCGACCTCGGCAAAAACCGTACGATGTCGGAAGATGCATCCAAGGAACTTTTGGAAATTTACGGCATACCGACCACCCGGCCCATGCTCGCCAAAAACAAAAATGAGGCTGTCAAGATCGCTGAGGAAGTTGGGTATCCGGTGGTTTTGAAGATCCACTCCCCCGACATCACGCATAAGACCGACGTGGGGGGGGTATCGTTGAACAACCGTACCAAGGAGTCCCTGATCGGCAGCTGGGACAGGATGATGGACCGTGTAAAGGAAAAAATGCCCCAGGCACGCATCGAAGGGATCACCGTTCAGAAAATGGTCCAGGAAAAGGATGCCGTGGAACTGATCCTTGGCATTAAAAAGGATCCGGTGTTCGGGACCTGCATCCTGATCGGCATGGGAGGCGTGGTGGCCGAACTGTTCAAGGACAAGGCCCTGGGATTCCCGCCGCTGAATGAGGCCCTGGCCGACAATATGCTCAAATCCCTGAAAATATATCCTCTGCTCACCGGATACCGCGGTGCACCCCGAAAGAACATAGAAAAGCTGATTGAGATCATGATCCGCATGTCGTACCTGTCAGCCGACTACCCTGAGATCACCGAGCTGGATATTAACCCGCTGCTGGTGGGCCAGGAAAATGTGATCGCCCTGGATGCGCGCATCGTCATCGACGAAGAGATCGTGAAGAACCCCGTGCCCAACTACTCACACCTGATCCTGCACCCGTACCCGGAAGAATATGTCACCCCGATGACACTGGCCGACGGATCCACCATCACCCTGCGCCCGATCAAGCCCGAAGACGAACCCCTGTGGCTGGATATGCTGGGAAGCTGCTCAAAGGAATCCATTTATTCCCGGTTCCGCTATGATTTCCACTACGCAGCCCACGAAATTGCCACCCAGTTCTGTGTGATCGACTATTCCAGGGAAATCGCCATCGTTGCAGAAGTGATCGAGGAAGGCACCAAAAAGCTCGTCGGCGTTGGCCGCCTGATCGCCAACCTGGATCTGGATACGGTGGAATACGCCATCCTGATCCGGGATGCGTGGCAAAGAAAAGACCTGGGCAACCTCCTGACGAAATACTCAATGGACGTTGCCAAACACTGGGGACTGAAACGAATCGTTGCTGAAACAACCGTCGATAACAAACCTATGATCTCTGTTTTCAAGAAATACGGATTCAACATTCATTTCAATTCCGATGGATCCGTCCATGTCACCAAAGAAATGGCAGATTATGAACAGACCTACTTTTTTGACTCCAACTAA
- the acs gene encoding acetate--CoA ligase, which produces MTKQIKSFREYLETYDRSVADPEGFWGEQAETFFWRKKWDKVLEWNFKDPDIKFFSNGKLNITENIFERHLPQRKDQIALIWEPNNPASPNRTLTYGELYEKVCQFANALLKMGIKKGDRVALYLPMVPELPIAMLACARIGAIHSIVFAGFSSSSLADRIIDAKSNLVITSDGAYRGAKDINLKNIVDEALQTCPTIEHVVVLKHTGTPINMTAGRDIWWHDFIQGVSSENKAEIMDAEDTLFILYTSGSTGKPKGVLHTIGGYMVFAEYTFLNVFQYKEGDIFWCTADIGWVTGHTYIVYGPLLAGAISVMFEGVPTYPDAGRFWDVVDKYKVKQFYTAPTAIRALLAQGNEYVTSRDLSSLKVLGTVGEPINEEAWRWYHDVVGKGKCPIVDTWWQTETGGILITPLAGITPTKPSFATLPLPGVQPILVDNEGNVMEGNNVQGNLCIKFPWPGMIRTTYGDHDRCRLNYFSTYRGYYFTGDGAKRDEEGYYRIMGRVDDVINVSGHRLGTAEIEDAINQHPKVNESAVVGYPHNIKGQGIYAYVTCDELTEVEEKTIENDIKNLVARIIGPIARPDMVQIVGGLPKTRSGKIMRRILRKIGEGDATSLGDTSTLLDPGVVEEIIRGAKVEVKR; this is translated from the coding sequence ATGACCAAGCAGATCAAGAGTTTTAGAGAGTACCTGGAGACCTACGACAGAAGTGTGGCCGATCCGGAAGGCTTCTGGGGCGAACAGGCAGAAACATTCTTCTGGCGAAAAAAATGGGATAAAGTTTTAGAATGGAATTTCAAAGACCCGGATATCAAGTTTTTCAGCAACGGGAAGCTTAATATCACTGAAAACATCTTTGAGCGACATCTTCCGCAGAGAAAAGATCAGATTGCCCTGATCTGGGAACCCAACAACCCGGCCTCACCCAACCGCACGCTCACCTACGGCGAACTTTACGAAAAAGTGTGCCAGTTTGCGAATGCATTGCTCAAAATGGGCATTAAAAAAGGTGACAGAGTGGCCCTTTACCTGCCCATGGTCCCTGAGCTGCCCATCGCCATGCTGGCATGCGCCCGGATCGGTGCCATTCACTCCATCGTTTTTGCCGGTTTCTCGTCCTCATCCCTTGCCGACCGGATCATTGATGCAAAATCAAACCTGGTGATCACCTCCGACGGTGCTTACAGGGGAGCCAAGGACATCAACCTGAAAAACATTGTGGATGAAGCACTGCAAACCTGCCCGACCATCGAACATGTCGTCGTCTTGAAACATACGGGAACTCCGATCAACATGACGGCGGGAAGGGATATCTGGTGGCACGACTTCATCCAGGGAGTCTCCAGTGAAAACAAAGCGGAAATCATGGATGCCGAGGACACGCTCTTTATCCTTTACACTTCAGGTTCCACCGGCAAACCCAAGGGAGTGCTGCACACCATCGGGGGCTACATGGTTTTTGCCGAATATACGTTCCTGAATGTCTTTCAGTACAAAGAGGGAGATATTTTCTGGTGCACGGCGGATATCGGCTGGGTGACCGGTCACACCTACATCGTTTACGGTCCTTTGCTGGCGGGCGCCATCAGCGTGATGTTCGAAGGCGTGCCAACCTATCCTGATGCAGGACGCTTCTGGGATGTTGTGGACAAATATAAGGTGAAACAATTCTATACTGCTCCAACGGCTATCCGGGCGTTACTGGCACAGGGCAACGAATATGTCACAAGCCGTGACCTGAGCTCACTCAAGGTACTGGGCACCGTTGGTGAACCCATCAATGAGGAAGCCTGGAGGTGGTACCATGATGTTGTGGGCAAGGGCAAATGCCCGATTGTGGATACCTGGTGGCAAACCGAAACCGGCGGCATCCTGATCACGCCGCTGGCCGGGATCACGCCCACAAAACCCTCTTTTGCCACCCTGCCGCTGCCCGGTGTTCAGCCCATCCTGGTGGATAACGAAGGAAATGTCATGGAAGGCAACAACGTGCAGGGAAATCTTTGCATCAAGTTCCCCTGGCCTGGAATGATCCGTACCACCTACGGTGATCATGACCGCTGCAGGCTGAATTACTTTTCTACATACCGGGGTTACTATTTCACCGGTGACGGTGCCAAACGCGACGAGGAAGGTTATTACCGGATCATGGGCCGCGTTGACGATGTGATCAATGTATCGGGACACCGCCTGGGTACCGCAGAAATTGAAGACGCCATCAACCAGCATCCAAAAGTCAATGAATCGGCCGTGGTCGGCTATCCGCATAATATCAAGGGACAGGGAATCTACGCCTATGTGACCTGTGATGAACTGACCGAAGTGGAAGAAAAGACCATCGAGAACGATATCAAGAACCTGGTTGCAAGGATCATTGGCCCGATCGCCCGCCCGGATATGGTTCAGATCGTCGGCGGATTGCCCAAGACCCGTTCCGGAAAGATCATGCGCCGGATCCTGCGTAAAATCGGAGAAGGGGATGCCACCAGCCTCGGAGATACCTCCACCCTGCTGGATCCCGGTGTGGTCGAAGAGATCATCCGCGGTGCCAAGGTTGAAGTGAAACGGTAA
- the yidD gene encoding membrane protein insertion efficiency factor YidD gives MKKVMGKFMILLIRLYQIVISPYLPPSCRYTPTCSVYGIEAIRKHGPFKGGWLTLKRVLSCHPWGGSGYDPVP, from the coding sequence ATGAAAAAGGTGATGGGTAAATTCATGATCTTGCTGATACGACTCTATCAGATTGTCATCTCACCTTACCTGCCACCCTCCTGCAGGTACACACCAACCTGCTCAGTATACGGAATTGAAGCCATCAGGAAACATGGTCCCTTTAAAGGAGGCTGGCTGACCCTGAAAAGAGTACTGTCGTGCCACCCCTGGGGTGGTAGCGGGTATGATCCCGTGCCGTAA
- a CDS encoding OFA family MFS transporter, producing the protein MEKTKVQKRSLVVVGAIMIQLALGAIYAWSVYTKPLVEAGWTKAQTQMVFSAGLAFFAIIMVIAGRLMPKVGPRKLAMAGGFVLGLGYVLAGLLGAENFTTTLIFVGIIGGSGIGLGYVVPIAVGMRWYPDKKGLITGLAVAGFGFGATLWMTLADRLGSLGGGQLLQHIGVSGTFIAYGFAYMVLVLIGSIWMVFPPEGWKPAGWSPAAAPAGKKAVAGSIDFNSGEMLRSWQFYMILLTFAFGASAGLMSIGLMKLWPMQAMQAKGIPVEVASAAATLAMAVFFALFNGLGRILWGTISDKIGRKLSIIIMMATQGVFVILFQWMAGSQATLYLFAMLIGFNFGGNFALFPTMTADTFGTKFIGQNYGWVFLAYAIGGIAGPIMGGKLGDLGNFPLAFTICGILCFVAVFTIALVRPPGKASA; encoded by the coding sequence ATGGAAAAAACAAAAGTGCAAAAACGAAGCCTGGTGGTGGTTGGAGCCATCATGATACAGCTTGCACTGGGAGCCATCTATGCCTGGTCAGTGTATACAAAGCCGTTGGTGGAAGCCGGATGGACAAAAGCGCAGACACAGATGGTCTTCTCAGCCGGGCTTGCCTTCTTTGCGATCATCATGGTGATCGCCGGACGCCTGATGCCGAAAGTGGGCCCGCGCAAACTCGCCATGGCCGGAGGATTCGTGCTCGGACTGGGGTATGTCCTTGCAGGACTGCTCGGAGCCGAAAACTTTACCACCACATTGATCTTTGTAGGTATCATCGGAGGCAGCGGCATCGGTCTGGGATATGTCGTGCCCATCGCAGTAGGAATGCGCTGGTATCCGGACAAGAAAGGATTGATCACCGGGCTCGCCGTTGCCGGATTTGGATTCGGCGCTACCCTCTGGATGACCCTGGCGGATAGACTGGGCTCGCTGGGCGGCGGACAACTCCTTCAGCATATTGGTGTTTCCGGGACATTTATCGCCTATGGTTTCGCATATATGGTACTTGTCCTGATCGGAAGCATCTGGATGGTCTTCCCTCCGGAAGGCTGGAAACCCGCCGGATGGAGTCCTGCTGCTGCACCTGCCGGCAAAAAGGCTGTGGCCGGTTCGATCGATTTCAACAGTGGTGAAATGCTCAGATCCTGGCAGTTCTATATGATCTTGCTGACCTTCGCTTTTGGTGCGAGCGCCGGATTGATGAGCATCGGGCTGATGAAACTCTGGCCAATGCAGGCCATGCAGGCAAAAGGAATACCTGTTGAAGTGGCCAGCGCAGCCGCCACCCTGGCAATGGCAGTTTTCTTCGCCCTATTCAATGGCCTGGGACGCATCCTGTGGGGCACGATCAGCGACAAGATCGGAAGGAAACTTTCGATCATTATCATGATGGCAACACAGGGCGTATTTGTGATCCTGTTCCAATGGATGGCCGGCAGCCAGGCTACCCTCTACCTCTTTGCCATGCTCATCGGATTTAACTTCGGTGGCAATTTCGCCCTGTTTCCAACTATGACAGCTGACACATTCGGCACAAAATTCATCGGTCAGAACTATGGCTGGGTGTTCCTGGCCTATGCCATCGGCGGCATCGCTGGTCCGATCATGGGTGGCAAACTGGGAGATCTGGGCAATTTCCCGCTGGCATTCACCATTTGCGGGATCCTTTGCTTCGTAGCAGTGTTTACCATTGCACTGGTGAGGCCTCCCGGCAAGGCTTCGGCCTGA
- a CDS encoding ribonuclease P protein component, with translation MTGINPFLRNTFRKHERLCNRNQINTLFTQGRHFTIYPIRVYWVITPAVQPFPVQLVIQVQRKHIGLAVNRNLLKRRIREAYRRHKVILYDCLTKQRGTLSFALVYFGDSILPYRQLEAIIILILQRLSREYEKGDG, from the coding sequence TTGACCGGAATCAATCCGTTCCTCCGAAATACGTTCCGCAAGCACGAACGTCTTTGCAATCGCAACCAGATCAATACTTTATTCACCCAGGGTCGTCATTTCACGATCTACCCCATACGGGTTTACTGGGTGATCACTCCTGCAGTTCAGCCGTTCCCTGTACAGCTGGTCATCCAGGTGCAACGAAAACACATTGGCCTGGCAGTGAATCGAAACCTCCTGAAAAGACGCATCCGGGAAGCTTATCGCCGGCACAAGGTTATCCTTTATGACTGCCTGACAAAGCAGCGTGGTACCTTGTCGTTTGCCCTGGTCTATTTCGGTGACTCAATTCTCCCGTACCGGCAACTGGAAGCGATAATAATACTAATTTTGCAGCGTTTGAGCAGAGAATATGAAAAAGGTGATGGGTAA
- a CDS encoding uroporphyrinogen-III synthase translates to MKVKNILVSQPQPAELNKSPYGQLATKHNVSIDFYNFIQIEGISAKEFRKSKVHLLDYSAIIFTSRNAVDHFFNLAKDLRVEIPDEMKYFCISEATAFYLQKYIQYRKRKIFYSKQNFTDLLEIIKKHREEKYLLPCSDVHKHEITKLLQECNIQCTKAVIYKTLASDLKDFSIDKYDLLVFFSPAGVRSLIKNFPDFKQEEKLIGAFGPSTAKAVKDAGLTLNISAPTKTAPSMTMAIEEFLEKNNKKK, encoded by the coding sequence TTGAAAGTTAAGAACATACTCGTATCGCAACCTCAACCAGCCGAACTGAATAAATCACCATACGGACAGTTAGCAACAAAACACAATGTAAGCATCGATTTTTATAATTTCATCCAGATTGAGGGAATAAGTGCAAAAGAATTCCGGAAATCCAAGGTGCATCTGCTGGACTACTCTGCCATTATCTTTACCAGCAGAAATGCGGTTGACCATTTTTTCAACCTGGCAAAGGATCTGAGAGTGGAAATCCCGGATGAAATGAAATATTTCTGTATATCAGAAGCCACTGCTTTTTACCTCCAAAAATACATTCAGTACCGAAAAAGAAAAATATTTTACAGCAAACAAAACTTTACGGATCTGCTGGAAATCATAAAAAAACACCGGGAAGAGAAATACCTGCTCCCGTGTTCCGATGTTCACAAACACGAGATAACAAAGCTTCTGCAGGAATGTAACATCCAGTGCACCAAGGCTGTCATTTACAAAACACTGGCGAGTGATCTTAAGGACTTCAGCATTGACAAGTATGATTTACTGGTCTTTTTCAGCCCAGCCGGTGTAAGATCACTGATAAAGAATTTTCCTGACTTCAAGCAGGAAGAAAAACTGATTGGGGCTTTTGGTCCATCCACAGCCAAGGCTGTCAAAGATGCCGGACTTACCCTGAATATCAGTGCACCCACAAAGACAGCTCCTTCGATGACCATGGCCATTGAAGAATTCCTGGAAAAGAACAACAAGAAAAAATAA
- a CDS encoding Sir2 family NAD-dependent protein deacetylase gives MPEDLFDTIWKDDIEKAVAILRNAKYGVVFTGAGISVESGIPPFRGENGIWNYVDPIYLELGFFLKKPLASWQKIKEIFYDTFGRAEPNYAHYFISKLEKRGIIETVITQNIDNLHQLAGSKKVLELHGSSKTLVCTDCGSEYDISFTDLNFLPPTCFICKGVLKPKIVFFNEEPPQDELNQSFQEAIKADVMLIIGSDGEVLPAAQIPFTAKENEARIIEINITKTRYTDTVTDIFLQGTAVDMCHKMGKLLLIE, from the coding sequence ATGCCTGAAGACCTATTTGATACAATCTGGAAAGATGATATAGAAAAAGCCGTTGCCATTCTGCGGAATGCGAAGTATGGAGTTGTCTTTACAGGTGCAGGCATATCGGTCGAAAGCGGCATCCCTCCCTTCAGGGGGGAAAACGGAATCTGGAACTACGTTGACCCAATTTACCTTGAACTGGGTTTCTTTCTTAAAAAACCACTCGCATCCTGGCAAAAAATCAAGGAGATCTTTTATGATACCTTTGGCCGTGCCGAACCCAACTATGCACACTACTTCATTTCTAAACTGGAAAAAAGGGGAATCATCGAAACGGTGATCACTCAAAACATTGACAACCTGCACCAGTTAGCAGGCAGCAAAAAAGTCCTGGAGCTTCATGGTTCCTCCAAAACACTGGTGTGCACCGACTGTGGTTCTGAATATGATATCAGTTTCACGGACCTGAATTTTTTACCGCCGACGTGCTTCATCTGCAAGGGCGTTTTGAAACCAAAGATCGTTTTTTTCAATGAGGAGCCACCCCAGGATGAGTTGAATCAATCATTTCAGGAAGCTATCAAAGCCGATGTCATGCTGATCATTGGCAGCGACGGGGAAGTGTTGCCGGCGGCACAGATCCCTTTTACGGCCAAAGAAAACGAAGCCAGGATCATTGAAATTAACATAACAAAAACACGGTATACAGATACGGTCACGGATATTTTCCTTCAGGGAACTGCGGTGGACATGTGTCATAAAATGGGTAAATTACTGCTGATCGAATGA